From the Astatotilapia calliptera chromosome 6, fAstCal1.2, whole genome shotgun sequence genome, one window contains:
- the rbm20 gene encoding RNA-binding protein 20 isoform X3 has protein sequence MQNVWDRTSSVDSDKTGHIIMLGKGQSSGYPPETTSNTLQSITSGPLDGVDNKGLQLGVQLPGSSQTGPQQQNQQLLLTPASLQLAQLQAQLTLHRLKLAQEGNTAAAATVLNQVLSNVNMSQPLFNQLRTSTMVGSQQSAFPTGVLGFPSSNSALGALVSGGFNQNSGTVRLNHPCGGDAMGQQGNEYGKKSGSTYPSDTDRRLQYNLSGGTSAASATAGNGLSTVINTQANNMTNVGLQRDFYRQDMQVQQAGFSEQKMNIFNSMGHKEQWQGQTNLSHTGMVDVGSNPPPAWTPAGQPARPRTELYNPEEPTHDTKLNCNSAAVSSFGSSGMQALGLYQHLHGKEEALSSGTRTLQPYQVNDYHAVTPTQLPHQCSICDKKVYNLKDWEQHVKGKLHLQNRMLYANDSSAVVSAGATHYAVSRPSDGGLNPAGTNHIVCSAASQDVSSGASMSYLPATAMKTYPTPDTGFASHQPESKPFPIRNTSVGRVVHICNLPEGSCTETDVINLGIPFGKVTNYILMRSTHQAFLEMAYVEAAHAMVQYYQLTPAMINNQKLLIRMSKRYKELQLKKPGKDVQSIIQDITSQRERDEMQQHEHFVPERARSRSPISHSLSPHSHSPSFTSCSSAHSPQGPPCRGLERGSNGMGPHRGSWEWSSHLRRGEDERERDDPWRNGGSVDDDRPNGGRAPDRRKTYQKSLDHLSFRSTDERGGGGEGMRGRDWHPRGSPQGSSYNSYRNIEEDFYKEQVYKSDKPLRPPYQRHDTKPKRRDGDDYHSRSRHSEFEMADQTLCRTPENKRQSSPGRGRSKKTSRRYTAAEKKEKENATENTDRESKEKSVSPQRISKTKETNEGGKDRDAEKDRESCDDTDEECWYPKNMEELVTVDEVGGEDDSIIEPDLSELEEFASCPKDSAGEPSVEESILPSSSSLEVQPTSNEKSPETEKSCGDAGDQAATTVTEKQETVTTSAKPEEQKTNPVTSELPVANLSEFPSEEFKAALKETCFEGSEIANNGPPGETMENHICVLEDSKTPEVGQVMEVVNNGVQHQDDVHKKDFEARSPSREQDRAVSEHGIPLGVEFVVPRTGFYCKLCGLFYTSEETAKTTHCRSTVHYRNLQKYLSQLAEVSLSSMLTEPPAAQ, from the exons CATCACTTCGGGACCTTTGGACGGTGTTGACAATAAGGGTCTCCAGTTGGGTGTCCAGCTCCCAGGCAGTTCGCAGACAGGTCCTCAGCAGCAAAACCAGCAGCTCCTCTTGACTCCAGCCAGCCTCCAACTCGCTCAGCTCCAGGCCCAGCTTACCCTCCATCGCCTGAAACTGGCTCAGGAAGGCAACACAGCTGCTGCGGCCACTGTTCTCAATCAGGTTCTCTCCAATGTCAACATGTCTCAGCCCTTGTTTAATCAGTTACGGACTTCAACTATGGTTGGAAGTCAACAGAGTGCCTTCCCCACAGGAGTGCTAGGTTTCCCCTCTTCAAATTCAGCCTTGGGAGCCTTGGTCAGTGGGGGATTCAACCAAAATTCAGGCACTGTTAGGCTGAACCATCCTTGTGGAGGAGACGCGATGGGTCAACAGGGCAATGAGTATGGGAAAAAGTCTGGGTCGACTTACCCCTCTGACACAGACAGACGACTTCAGTACAACTTATCTGGAGGGACATCTGCAGCATCAGCCACTGCTGGTAACGGGCTGTCCACAGTTATCAATACTCAGGCAAATAACATGACCAATGTTGGTCTTCAGCGAGATTTCTATAGACAGGATATGCAAGTACAACAAGCTGGGTTTAGTGAgcagaaaatgaacatttttaactCAATGGGACATAAAGAGCAATGGCAAGGTCAAACCAACTTGTCTCACACCGGTATGGTGGATGTGGGTTCTAATCCTCCCCCTGCGTGGACACCAGCTGGACAGCCGGCTCGGCCTAGGACTGAACTATATAACCCAGAGGAGCCAACCCATGATACGAAGTTAAACTGCAATAGTGCAGCAGTTTCCTCTTTTGGTTCAAGTGGCATGCAGGCTTTAGGACTCTACCAGCACCTGCACGGAAAAGAGGAAGCTTTATCGTCAGGTACCAGGACACTTCAGCCTTATCAAGTCAATGATTACCATGCTGTTACACCCACTCAGCTGCCACACCAGTGTAGCATTTGTGACAAGAAGGTCTACAACCTAAAG GACTGGGAACAGCACGTGAAGGGAAAGCTACACCTCCAGAATCGAATGTTGTATGCAAATGACAG TTCAGCGGTGGTATCAGCTGGAGCTACTCACTATGCTGTCAGCAGGCCTTCTGATGGAGGTCTGAACCCCGCAGGAACGAACCACATAGTCTGTTCTGCTGCGAGTCAAG ATGTATCCTCAGGAGCCAGTATGTCATACTTGCCAGCTACAGCCATGAAGACTTACCCCACGCCAGACACAGGATTTGCCTCACACCAGCCAGAGTCAAAG ccatttccgATCAGAAACACCTCCGTCGGTCGAGTCGTCCACATATGCAAcctccctgagggcagctgcACAGAGACTGATGTCATCAACCTGGGAATACCCTTTGGCAAAGTTACCAATTACATTCTCATGCGATCTACACATCAG GCCTTTCTAGAAATGGCATATGTGGAGGCAGCTCATGCCATGGTTCAGTACTACCAACTTACTCCAGCTATGATTAACAACCAAAAACTTCTAATACGAATGTCTAAGAGGTACAAGGAGCTGCAACTCAAG AAACCAGGTAAAGATGTTCAATCAATCATCCAGGATATTACCTCACAGCGGGAAAGGGATGAGATGCAACAACATGAACA CTTTGTACCAGAGCGAGCACGTTCTCGCAGCCCTATCAGCCACTCTCTAAGTCCTCATTCCCACAGCCCCAGTTTTACATCATGCAGCTCAGCCCACAGCCCCCAAGGGCCACCATGCAGGGGTCTGGAGAGAGGCTCAAACGGTATGGGCCCCCACCGGGGCTCATGGGAGTGGTCGTCACACTTAAGAAGGGGTGAGGATGAAAGGGAGAGGGATGATCCGTGGAGGAATGGGGGCAGCGTGGATGATGATCGACCTAATGGTGGACGGGCGCCTGACCGTCGAAAGACCTACCAAAAATCCTTAGATCATCTTAGTTTCAGATCTACAGATGagcgaggaggtggaggagaaggGATGAGGGGCAGAGACTGGCACCCACGAGGAAGCCCTCAAGGCTCATCCTATAATTCGTACAGGAACATCGAAGAGGATTTCTACAAGGAACAAGTGTACAAATCAGACAAGCCGCTCAGACCTCCATACCAGCGACATGACACAAAGCCAAAGAGGAGGGATGGTGATGACTACCACTCTAGGTCCAGGCATTCAGAATTTGAGATGGCTGATCAGACACTTTGCAGAACACCTGAAAATAAGAGGCAGAGTTCACCAGGCAGGGGCAGGAGTAAGAAAACAAGCAGGAGGTACACGGctgcagagaaaaaagagaaagaaaatgctaCTGAAAATACT GACCGCGagtcaaaagaaaaatcagtttCACCTCAGCGAATCAGTAAGACAAAAGAAACTAATGAAGGTGGTAAAGACAGGGACGCT GAGAAGGATCGGGAAAGTTGTGACGACACAGATGAAGAGTGTTGGTATCCTAAGAACATGGAGGAACTGGTCACTGTAGATGAAGTGGGAGGAGAAGATGATTCCATTATTGAGCCAGACCTTTCTGAGCTGGAAGAGTTTGCATCCTGCCCCAAAGACTCAGCAGGGGAGCCATCAGTAGAGGAGTCTATATTGCCGTCTTCCTCATCCTTGGAGGTGCAGCCAACATCTAATGAGAAATCTCCAGAGACTGAAAAGTCTTGTGGGGATGCTGGAGACCAGGCAGCAACAACTGTAACTGAGAAACAAGAGACTGTTACGACTTCAGCCAAACCAGAAGAACAGAAAACGAATCCAGTGACTTCTGAGTTACCAGTTGCTAACCTTAGTGAATTCCCCAGTGAGGAGTTTAAAGCTGCATTGAAGGAGACATGCTTTGAAGGTAGTGAAATAGCCAACAACGGGCCACCAGGAGAGACTATGGAAAATCACATCTGTGTATTAGAGGACAGCAAGACCCCAGAAGTAGGACAGGTCATGGAAGTAGTCAATAATGGAGTGCAACACCAGGATGATGTTCATAAAAAAG ACTTTGAGGCCCGCTCACCATCTCGTGAACAAGATAGAGCTGTCAGTGAACACGGCATTCCTTTGG GAGTGGAGTTTGTTGTGCCAAGAACCGGCTTCTACTGTAAACTCTGCGGACTTTTCTACACCAGTGAGGAAACTGCAAAGACCACTCACTGCCGCAGCACCGTCCATTACAGGAACCTACAG AAATACCTTTCCCAGCTGGCAGAGGTCAGTCTATCGAGCATGCTGACCGAACCTCCAGCTGCACAGTGA
- the rbm20 gene encoding RNA-binding protein 20 isoform X1, producing MQNVWDRTSSVDSDKTGHIIMLGKGQSSGYPPETTSNTLQSITSGPLDGVDNKGLQLGVQLPGSSQTGPQQQNQQLLLTPASLQLAQLQAQLTLHRLKLAQEGNTAAAATVLNQVLSNVNMSQPLFNQLRTSTMVGSQQSAFPTGVLGFPSSNSALGALVSGGFNQNSGTVRLNHPCGGDAMGQQGNEYGKKSGSTYPSDTDRRLQYNLSGGTSAASATAGNGLSTVINTQANNMTNVGLQRDFYRQDMQVQQAGFSEQKMNIFNSMGHKEQWQGQTNLSHTGMVDVGSNPPPAWTPAGQPARPRTELYNPEEPTHDTKLNCNSAAVSSFGSSGMQALGLYQHLHGKEEALSSGTRTLQPYQVNDYHAVTPTQLPHQCSICDKKVYNLKDWEQHVKGKLHLQNRMLYANDSSAVVSAGATHYAVSRPSDGGLNPAGTNHIVCSAASQDVSSGASMSYLPATAMKTYPTPDTGFASHQPESKLYTGESTFSQPYQPLSKSSFPQPQFYINAAQSTQGAPCRGPETGSNGLHPQRRSWEWSSHLKRPFPIRNTSVGRVVHICNLPEGSCTETDVINLGIPFGKVTNYILMRSTHQAFLEMAYVEAAHAMVQYYQLTPAMINNQKLLIRMSKRYKELQLKKPGKDVQSIIQDITSQRERDEMQQHEHFVPERARSRSPISHSLSPHSHSPSFTSCSSAHSPQGPPCRGLERGSNGMGPHRGSWEWSSHLRRGEDERERDDPWRNGGSVDDDRPNGGRAPDRRKTYQKSLDHLSFRSTDERGGGGEGMRGRDWHPRGSPQGSSYNSYRNIEEDFYKEQVYKSDKPLRPPYQRHDTKPKRRDGDDYHSRSRHSEFEMADQTLCRTPENKRQSSPGRGRSKKTSRRYTAAEKKEKENATENTDRESKEKSVSPQRISKTKETNEGGKDRDAEKDRESCDDTDEECWYPKNMEELVTVDEVGGEDDSIIEPDLSELEEFASCPKDSAGEPSVEESILPSSSSLEVQPTSNEKSPETEKSCGDAGDQAATTVTEKQETVTTSAKPEEQKTNPVTSELPVANLSEFPSEEFKAALKETCFEGSEIANNGPPGETMENHICVLEDSKTPEVGQVMEVVNNGVQHQDDVHKKDFEARSPSREQDRAVSEHGIPLGVEFVVPRTGFYCKLCGLFYTSEETAKTTHCRSTVHYRNLQKYLSQLAEVSLSSMLTEPPAAQ from the exons CATCACTTCGGGACCTTTGGACGGTGTTGACAATAAGGGTCTCCAGTTGGGTGTCCAGCTCCCAGGCAGTTCGCAGACAGGTCCTCAGCAGCAAAACCAGCAGCTCCTCTTGACTCCAGCCAGCCTCCAACTCGCTCAGCTCCAGGCCCAGCTTACCCTCCATCGCCTGAAACTGGCTCAGGAAGGCAACACAGCTGCTGCGGCCACTGTTCTCAATCAGGTTCTCTCCAATGTCAACATGTCTCAGCCCTTGTTTAATCAGTTACGGACTTCAACTATGGTTGGAAGTCAACAGAGTGCCTTCCCCACAGGAGTGCTAGGTTTCCCCTCTTCAAATTCAGCCTTGGGAGCCTTGGTCAGTGGGGGATTCAACCAAAATTCAGGCACTGTTAGGCTGAACCATCCTTGTGGAGGAGACGCGATGGGTCAACAGGGCAATGAGTATGGGAAAAAGTCTGGGTCGACTTACCCCTCTGACACAGACAGACGACTTCAGTACAACTTATCTGGAGGGACATCTGCAGCATCAGCCACTGCTGGTAACGGGCTGTCCACAGTTATCAATACTCAGGCAAATAACATGACCAATGTTGGTCTTCAGCGAGATTTCTATAGACAGGATATGCAAGTACAACAAGCTGGGTTTAGTGAgcagaaaatgaacatttttaactCAATGGGACATAAAGAGCAATGGCAAGGTCAAACCAACTTGTCTCACACCGGTATGGTGGATGTGGGTTCTAATCCTCCCCCTGCGTGGACACCAGCTGGACAGCCGGCTCGGCCTAGGACTGAACTATATAACCCAGAGGAGCCAACCCATGATACGAAGTTAAACTGCAATAGTGCAGCAGTTTCCTCTTTTGGTTCAAGTGGCATGCAGGCTTTAGGACTCTACCAGCACCTGCACGGAAAAGAGGAAGCTTTATCGTCAGGTACCAGGACACTTCAGCCTTATCAAGTCAATGATTACCATGCTGTTACACCCACTCAGCTGCCACACCAGTGTAGCATTTGTGACAAGAAGGTCTACAACCTAAAG GACTGGGAACAGCACGTGAAGGGAAAGCTACACCTCCAGAATCGAATGTTGTATGCAAATGACAG TTCAGCGGTGGTATCAGCTGGAGCTACTCACTATGCTGTCAGCAGGCCTTCTGATGGAGGTCTGAACCCCGCAGGAACGAACCACATAGTCTGTTCTGCTGCGAGTCAAG ATGTATCCTCAGGAGCCAGTATGTCATACTTGCCAGCTACAGCCATGAAGACTTACCCCACGCCAGACACAGGATTTGCCTCACACCAGCCAGAGTCAAAG CTTTATACCGGAGAGAGCACGTTCTCACAGCCTTATCAGCCACTCTCTAAGTCCTCATTCCCACAGCCCCAGTTTTACATCAATGCAGCCCAAAGCACCCAAGGGGCACCATGCAGGGGTCCAGAGACAGGCTCCAATGGTCTCCATCCCCAACGACGATCGTGGGAGTGGTCGTCACACTTAAAAAGG ccatttccgATCAGAAACACCTCCGTCGGTCGAGTCGTCCACATATGCAAcctccctgagggcagctgcACAGAGACTGATGTCATCAACCTGGGAATACCCTTTGGCAAAGTTACCAATTACATTCTCATGCGATCTACACATCAG GCCTTTCTAGAAATGGCATATGTGGAGGCAGCTCATGCCATGGTTCAGTACTACCAACTTACTCCAGCTATGATTAACAACCAAAAACTTCTAATACGAATGTCTAAGAGGTACAAGGAGCTGCAACTCAAG AAACCAGGTAAAGATGTTCAATCAATCATCCAGGATATTACCTCACAGCGGGAAAGGGATGAGATGCAACAACATGAACA CTTTGTACCAGAGCGAGCACGTTCTCGCAGCCCTATCAGCCACTCTCTAAGTCCTCATTCCCACAGCCCCAGTTTTACATCATGCAGCTCAGCCCACAGCCCCCAAGGGCCACCATGCAGGGGTCTGGAGAGAGGCTCAAACGGTATGGGCCCCCACCGGGGCTCATGGGAGTGGTCGTCACACTTAAGAAGGGGTGAGGATGAAAGGGAGAGGGATGATCCGTGGAGGAATGGGGGCAGCGTGGATGATGATCGACCTAATGGTGGACGGGCGCCTGACCGTCGAAAGACCTACCAAAAATCCTTAGATCATCTTAGTTTCAGATCTACAGATGagcgaggaggtggaggagaaggGATGAGGGGCAGAGACTGGCACCCACGAGGAAGCCCTCAAGGCTCATCCTATAATTCGTACAGGAACATCGAAGAGGATTTCTACAAGGAACAAGTGTACAAATCAGACAAGCCGCTCAGACCTCCATACCAGCGACATGACACAAAGCCAAAGAGGAGGGATGGTGATGACTACCACTCTAGGTCCAGGCATTCAGAATTTGAGATGGCTGATCAGACACTTTGCAGAACACCTGAAAATAAGAGGCAGAGTTCACCAGGCAGGGGCAGGAGTAAGAAAACAAGCAGGAGGTACACGGctgcagagaaaaaagagaaagaaaatgctaCTGAAAATACT GACCGCGagtcaaaagaaaaatcagtttCACCTCAGCGAATCAGTAAGACAAAAGAAACTAATGAAGGTGGTAAAGACAGGGACGCT GAGAAGGATCGGGAAAGTTGTGACGACACAGATGAAGAGTGTTGGTATCCTAAGAACATGGAGGAACTGGTCACTGTAGATGAAGTGGGAGGAGAAGATGATTCCATTATTGAGCCAGACCTTTCTGAGCTGGAAGAGTTTGCATCCTGCCCCAAAGACTCAGCAGGGGAGCCATCAGTAGAGGAGTCTATATTGCCGTCTTCCTCATCCTTGGAGGTGCAGCCAACATCTAATGAGAAATCTCCAGAGACTGAAAAGTCTTGTGGGGATGCTGGAGACCAGGCAGCAACAACTGTAACTGAGAAACAAGAGACTGTTACGACTTCAGCCAAACCAGAAGAACAGAAAACGAATCCAGTGACTTCTGAGTTACCAGTTGCTAACCTTAGTGAATTCCCCAGTGAGGAGTTTAAAGCTGCATTGAAGGAGACATGCTTTGAAGGTAGTGAAATAGCCAACAACGGGCCACCAGGAGAGACTATGGAAAATCACATCTGTGTATTAGAGGACAGCAAGACCCCAGAAGTAGGACAGGTCATGGAAGTAGTCAATAATGGAGTGCAACACCAGGATGATGTTCATAAAAAAG ACTTTGAGGCCCGCTCACCATCTCGTGAACAAGATAGAGCTGTCAGTGAACACGGCATTCCTTTGG GAGTGGAGTTTGTTGTGCCAAGAACCGGCTTCTACTGTAAACTCTGCGGACTTTTCTACACCAGTGAGGAAACTGCAAAGACCACTCACTGCCGCAGCACCGTCCATTACAGGAACCTACAG AAATACCTTTCCCAGCTGGCAGAGGTCAGTCTATCGAGCATGCTGACCGAACCTCCAGCTGCACAGTGA
- the rbm20 gene encoding RNA-binding protein 20 isoform X2: MHSITSGPLDGVDNKGLQLGVQLPGSSQTGPQQQNQQLLLTPASLQLAQLQAQLTLHRLKLAQEGNTAAAATVLNQVLSNVNMSQPLFNQLRTSTMVGSQQSAFPTGVLGFPSSNSALGALVSGGFNQNSGTVRLNHPCGGDAMGQQGNEYGKKSGSTYPSDTDRRLQYNLSGGTSAASATAGNGLSTVINTQANNMTNVGLQRDFYRQDMQVQQAGFSEQKMNIFNSMGHKEQWQGQTNLSHTGMVDVGSNPPPAWTPAGQPARPRTELYNPEEPTHDTKLNCNSAAVSSFGSSGMQALGLYQHLHGKEEALSSGTRTLQPYQVNDYHAVTPTQLPHQCSICDKKVYNLKDWEQHVKGKLHLQNRMLYANDSSAVVSAGATHYAVSRPSDGGLNPAGTNHIVCSAASQDVSSGASMSYLPATAMKTYPTPDTGFASHQPESKLYTGESTFSQPYQPLSKSSFPQPQFYINAAQSTQGAPCRGPETGSNGLHPQRRSWEWSSHLKRPFPIRNTSVGRVVHICNLPEGSCTETDVINLGIPFGKVTNYILMRSTHQAFLEMAYVEAAHAMVQYYQLTPAMINNQKLLIRMSKRYKELQLKKPGKDVQSIIQDITSQRERDEMQQHEHFVPERARSRSPISHSLSPHSHSPSFTSCSSAHSPQGPPCRGLERGSNGMGPHRGSWEWSSHLRRGEDERERDDPWRNGGSVDDDRPNGGRAPDRRKTYQKSLDHLSFRSTDERGGGGEGMRGRDWHPRGSPQGSSYNSYRNIEEDFYKEQVYKSDKPLRPPYQRHDTKPKRRDGDDYHSRSRHSEFEMADQTLCRTPENKRQSSPGRGRSKKTSRRYTAAEKKEKENATENTDRESKEKSVSPQRISKTKETNEGGKDRDAEKDRESCDDTDEECWYPKNMEELVTVDEVGGEDDSIIEPDLSELEEFASCPKDSAGEPSVEESILPSSSSLEVQPTSNEKSPETEKSCGDAGDQAATTVTEKQETVTTSAKPEEQKTNPVTSELPVANLSEFPSEEFKAALKETCFEGSEIANNGPPGETMENHICVLEDSKTPEVGQVMEVVNNGVQHQDDVHKKDFEARSPSREQDRAVSEHGIPLGVEFVVPRTGFYCKLCGLFYTSEETAKTTHCRSTVHYRNLQKYLSQLAEVSLSSMLTEPPAAQ, from the exons CATCACTTCGGGACCTTTGGACGGTGTTGACAATAAGGGTCTCCAGTTGGGTGTCCAGCTCCCAGGCAGTTCGCAGACAGGTCCTCAGCAGCAAAACCAGCAGCTCCTCTTGACTCCAGCCAGCCTCCAACTCGCTCAGCTCCAGGCCCAGCTTACCCTCCATCGCCTGAAACTGGCTCAGGAAGGCAACACAGCTGCTGCGGCCACTGTTCTCAATCAGGTTCTCTCCAATGTCAACATGTCTCAGCCCTTGTTTAATCAGTTACGGACTTCAACTATGGTTGGAAGTCAACAGAGTGCCTTCCCCACAGGAGTGCTAGGTTTCCCCTCTTCAAATTCAGCCTTGGGAGCCTTGGTCAGTGGGGGATTCAACCAAAATTCAGGCACTGTTAGGCTGAACCATCCTTGTGGAGGAGACGCGATGGGTCAACAGGGCAATGAGTATGGGAAAAAGTCTGGGTCGACTTACCCCTCTGACACAGACAGACGACTTCAGTACAACTTATCTGGAGGGACATCTGCAGCATCAGCCACTGCTGGTAACGGGCTGTCCACAGTTATCAATACTCAGGCAAATAACATGACCAATGTTGGTCTTCAGCGAGATTTCTATAGACAGGATATGCAAGTACAACAAGCTGGGTTTAGTGAgcagaaaatgaacatttttaactCAATGGGACATAAAGAGCAATGGCAAGGTCAAACCAACTTGTCTCACACCGGTATGGTGGATGTGGGTTCTAATCCTCCCCCTGCGTGGACACCAGCTGGACAGCCGGCTCGGCCTAGGACTGAACTATATAACCCAGAGGAGCCAACCCATGATACGAAGTTAAACTGCAATAGTGCAGCAGTTTCCTCTTTTGGTTCAAGTGGCATGCAGGCTTTAGGACTCTACCAGCACCTGCACGGAAAAGAGGAAGCTTTATCGTCAGGTACCAGGACACTTCAGCCTTATCAAGTCAATGATTACCATGCTGTTACACCCACTCAGCTGCCACACCAGTGTAGCATTTGTGACAAGAAGGTCTACAACCTAAAG GACTGGGAACAGCACGTGAAGGGAAAGCTACACCTCCAGAATCGAATGTTGTATGCAAATGACAG TTCAGCGGTGGTATCAGCTGGAGCTACTCACTATGCTGTCAGCAGGCCTTCTGATGGAGGTCTGAACCCCGCAGGAACGAACCACATAGTCTGTTCTGCTGCGAGTCAAG ATGTATCCTCAGGAGCCAGTATGTCATACTTGCCAGCTACAGCCATGAAGACTTACCCCACGCCAGACACAGGATTTGCCTCACACCAGCCAGAGTCAAAG CTTTATACCGGAGAGAGCACGTTCTCACAGCCTTATCAGCCACTCTCTAAGTCCTCATTCCCACAGCCCCAGTTTTACATCAATGCAGCCCAAAGCACCCAAGGGGCACCATGCAGGGGTCCAGAGACAGGCTCCAATGGTCTCCATCCCCAACGACGATCGTGGGAGTGGTCGTCACACTTAAAAAGG ccatttccgATCAGAAACACCTCCGTCGGTCGAGTCGTCCACATATGCAAcctccctgagggcagctgcACAGAGACTGATGTCATCAACCTGGGAATACCCTTTGGCAAAGTTACCAATTACATTCTCATGCGATCTACACATCAG GCCTTTCTAGAAATGGCATATGTGGAGGCAGCTCATGCCATGGTTCAGTACTACCAACTTACTCCAGCTATGATTAACAACCAAAAACTTCTAATACGAATGTCTAAGAGGTACAAGGAGCTGCAACTCAAG AAACCAGGTAAAGATGTTCAATCAATCATCCAGGATATTACCTCACAGCGGGAAAGGGATGAGATGCAACAACATGAACA CTTTGTACCAGAGCGAGCACGTTCTCGCAGCCCTATCAGCCACTCTCTAAGTCCTCATTCCCACAGCCCCAGTTTTACATCATGCAGCTCAGCCCACAGCCCCCAAGGGCCACCATGCAGGGGTCTGGAGAGAGGCTCAAACGGTATGGGCCCCCACCGGGGCTCATGGGAGTGGTCGTCACACTTAAGAAGGGGTGAGGATGAAAGGGAGAGGGATGATCCGTGGAGGAATGGGGGCAGCGTGGATGATGATCGACCTAATGGTGGACGGGCGCCTGACCGTCGAAAGACCTACCAAAAATCCTTAGATCATCTTAGTTTCAGATCTACAGATGagcgaggaggtggaggagaaggGATGAGGGGCAGAGACTGGCACCCACGAGGAAGCCCTCAAGGCTCATCCTATAATTCGTACAGGAACATCGAAGAGGATTTCTACAAGGAACAAGTGTACAAATCAGACAAGCCGCTCAGACCTCCATACCAGCGACATGACACAAAGCCAAAGAGGAGGGATGGTGATGACTACCACTCTAGGTCCAGGCATTCAGAATTTGAGATGGCTGATCAGACACTTTGCAGAACACCTGAAAATAAGAGGCAGAGTTCACCAGGCAGGGGCAGGAGTAAGAAAACAAGCAGGAGGTACACGGctgcagagaaaaaagagaaagaaaatgctaCTGAAAATACT GACCGCGagtcaaaagaaaaatcagtttCACCTCAGCGAATCAGTAAGACAAAAGAAACTAATGAAGGTGGTAAAGACAGGGACGCT GAGAAGGATCGGGAAAGTTGTGACGACACAGATGAAGAGTGTTGGTATCCTAAGAACATGGAGGAACTGGTCACTGTAGATGAAGTGGGAGGAGAAGATGATTCCATTATTGAGCCAGACCTTTCTGAGCTGGAAGAGTTTGCATCCTGCCCCAAAGACTCAGCAGGGGAGCCATCAGTAGAGGAGTCTATATTGCCGTCTTCCTCATCCTTGGAGGTGCAGCCAACATCTAATGAGAAATCTCCAGAGACTGAAAAGTCTTGTGGGGATGCTGGAGACCAGGCAGCAACAACTGTAACTGAGAAACAAGAGACTGTTACGACTTCAGCCAAACCAGAAGAACAGAAAACGAATCCAGTGACTTCTGAGTTACCAGTTGCTAACCTTAGTGAATTCCCCAGTGAGGAGTTTAAAGCTGCATTGAAGGAGACATGCTTTGAAGGTAGTGAAATAGCCAACAACGGGCCACCAGGAGAGACTATGGAAAATCACATCTGTGTATTAGAGGACAGCAAGACCCCAGAAGTAGGACAGGTCATGGAAGTAGTCAATAATGGAGTGCAACACCAGGATGATGTTCATAAAAAAG ACTTTGAGGCCCGCTCACCATCTCGTGAACAAGATAGAGCTGTCAGTGAACACGGCATTCCTTTGG GAGTGGAGTTTGTTGTGCCAAGAACCGGCTTCTACTGTAAACTCTGCGGACTTTTCTACACCAGTGAGGAAACTGCAAAGACCACTCACTGCCGCAGCACCGTCCATTACAGGAACCTACAG AAATACCTTTCCCAGCTGGCAGAGGTCAGTCTATCGAGCATGCTGACCGAACCTCCAGCTGCACAGTGA